One window of the Cryptomeria japonica chromosome 7, Sugi_1.0, whole genome shotgun sequence genome contains the following:
- the LOC131857128 gene encoding uncharacterized protein LOC131857128, whose translation MRKHTNGKDLVRPGVTRFASHFITLQSILSAIPHLKQMFVSDAWLGSAYSKRPEAEKIVTIVFDEGFNKSGEELTAVTEPLVRVLRMVDGEGMPMGFIYEAMDRAKEAISHYYPGNARKCEIFWRIIDRRWTNQLHQPIHAFAYFLNPKFYFSDSFRADEEVMAGVITCIDKMTPDPELRDKVLDELEIYKSAEGRLFSSQLAIDRRGKQQPDLWWENYGAGTPNLQKIAIRVLSQPCSASGCERNWSVFESIHTKKRNRLSQKRLNDLVFVRYNLRLRVRQVEGVSHEAIDLDEIDPYGDWTMNKQNDGDDVLLTEEEIAEIERGAAQDAEGARLDEDEDEDEDDDEDYDFEEESSHHLDTTTPTATTSSSRPEKLSYIRKNTKRKM comes from the exons cacacaaatggcaaggaccttgtgcgacctggagtgacacgatttgctagccacttcatcactttgcagagcattcttagtgccattcctcatcttaagcaaatgtttgtgtcagatgcttggttggggtctgcatactccaaaagacctgaagcagagaagattgtgaccattgtttttgatgaagggttcaataaaagtggagaggagttgactgcg gtgacagaacctttggtgagggttcttcgtatggtggatggagagggcatgccaatgggtttcatttatgaggccatggatagggccaaagaggccatttcacattactatcctggaaatgcaagaaaatgtgaaatcttttggcgcatcattgatcgtaggtggacaaaccaactccaccaaccgatacatgccttcgcctactttttgaacccgaaattctacttctctgattcatttagggctgatgaggaggtcatggcaggtgttattacatgcattgataagatgacacctgatcctgagttgagagacaaggttcttgatgagttggag atctacaaaagtgcagaggggagactcttctcatcacaactagcaattgataggagaggaaaacaacaaccag atttatggtgggagaattatggtgccggcacgcctaatcttcaaaagatagctatccgtgttttgtctcagccatgcagtgcttctgggtgtgaacgaaattggagtgtctttgaaagcattcacacaaagaagagaaatagattgtcacaaaagcggctcaatgatctagtatttgttcggtacaaccttcgccttcgagttagacaggtggagggtgtttcacatgaggccattgacttggatgaaattgatccatatggtgattggaccatgaataaacaaaatgatggtgatgatgtcctccttaccgaagaagaaattgcagaaatagagagaggagcagcacaagatgcagaaggagcaagattggatgaagatgaggacgaagatgaggatgatgatgaggactatgactttgaagaagaatcatctcaccatttagataccacaacacccactgctactacttctagctcaaggcctgaaaaattgagctatattaggaaaaatacaaagaggaagatgtag